One Mycolicibacterium crocinum DNA window includes the following coding sequences:
- a CDS encoding MBL fold metallo-hydrolase, with product MRAALRLAAGTASLAGGGWLLRALNDAPASLGAGPGEIRPVADGSPHYREGVFHNLEPASALRLDSEESRLVLFDMFSSRTASRPPGTVPLVAPAATSSEPLAVSWLGHSTALLEIDGYRVLTDPVWSERCSPSRTVGPQRLHPVPAPLEALPALDAVVISHDHYDHLDMDTVLALARTQRAPFVVPLGVGAHLRQWRIPAQRIIELDWNEEARIGDLTLVCTPARHFSGRFLSRNTTLWASWAIKGPQHRAYFGGDTGYTRSFADIGAQHGPFDLTLMPIGAYNKSWPDIHMNPEEAVRAHRDVTDAGLLVPIHWCTFRLAPHPWAEPVERMLAAADDAGVQTAVPKPGGRVVASAAGAIDRWWQL from the coding sequence TTGCGCGCCGCGCTTCGCCTCGCCGCCGGGACCGCGTCGCTGGCAGGAGGCGGCTGGTTGCTGCGCGCCCTGAACGACGCCCCCGCATCGCTGGGTGCCGGGCCCGGCGAGATCCGGCCGGTCGCCGACGGATCGCCCCATTACCGGGAGGGCGTCTTCCACAACCTCGAGCCCGCCAGCGCGCTGCGGCTGGACTCCGAGGAAAGCCGCCTGGTCCTGTTCGACATGTTCTCGTCCCGCACGGCCAGCCGTCCCCCGGGAACGGTTCCGCTGGTTGCGCCGGCGGCGACCAGCTCCGAACCTCTCGCGGTCAGCTGGCTGGGCCACTCGACGGCCCTGCTCGAGATCGACGGCTACCGGGTGCTCACCGATCCGGTGTGGAGCGAGCGCTGCTCGCCGTCGCGCACCGTCGGGCCGCAGCGGCTGCATCCGGTGCCCGCCCCGCTGGAGGCTCTGCCCGCGCTGGACGCCGTCGTGATCAGTCACGACCACTACGACCACCTCGACATGGACACCGTTTTGGCGCTGGCCCGCACTCAACGCGCACCGTTCGTCGTTCCGCTCGGTGTTGGCGCGCATCTGCGGCAGTGGCGCATCCCGGCGCAGCGCATCATCGAACTGGACTGGAACGAAGAGGCCCGCATCGGGGACCTGACCCTGGTGTGCACGCCCGCACGGCATTTCTCCGGTCGGTTCCTGTCCCGCAACACCACGCTGTGGGCGTCGTGGGCGATCAAAGGTCCGCAGCACCGCGCGTACTTCGGCGGCGACACCGGTTACACCCGCAGCTTCGCCGACATCGGGGCGCAGCACGGCCCCTTCGACCTGACGCTGATGCCCATCGGGGCCTACAACAAGTCGTGGCCGGACATCCACATGAACCCCGAGGAGGCGGTGCGCGCCCACCGCGATGTCACCGATGCCGGGTTGCTGGTGCCGATCCACTGGTGCACCTTCCGGCTGGCCCCCCATCCCTGGGCAGAGCCGGTCGAACGGATGCTGGCGGCCGCTGACGACGCCGGGGTGCAGACGGCCGTGCCGAAACCGGGCGGGCGGGTCGTGGCGAGCGCGGCGGGGGCAATAGACCGGTGGTGGCAGCTGTGA
- a CDS encoding acetyl-CoA carboxylase carboxyltransferase subunit alpha/beta has product MSRIGAAELRDAALDPGSFRSWDSAPLDVGPDEAYTRELEEARAKSGFDEAVLTGEGTIFGRRVAVVACEFDFLAGSIGVAAAERVTAAIERATAERLPLLASPSSGGTRMQEGTVAFLQMVKIAAAVTQHKQAHLPYLVYLRHPTTGGVFASWGSLGHITAAQPGALIGFLGPRVYEQLYGEPFPAGVQTAENLLRHGVIDAVVGLEALRPTLNRALTVISDQPGEPPAALPNESIPDVPAWESVIASRRPDRPGVSWLLREGATDRVLLSGTHGDAATTALALARFGGQPAVVVGQQRVVGGVVGPAALREARRGMALAAGLRLPLVLVIDTAGPALSAEAEQDGLAGEIARCLSELVMLDTPTVSVLLGQGSGGPALAMVPADRVLAAQHGWLAPLPPEGASAIVFRDTDHAPELAGAQGVRSADLLRNGIVDAIVPEYPDAADEPVEFARRLSTAIAREIHDLREPPSAQRYAARLARYRRIGLPG; this is encoded by the coding sequence GTGAGCCGGATCGGGGCTGCCGAGCTACGTGACGCCGCGCTGGACCCTGGTTCGTTCCGCAGCTGGGACAGCGCGCCGCTTGATGTCGGCCCCGATGAGGCCTACACCCGGGAACTCGAAGAGGCCCGCGCCAAGTCCGGTTTCGACGAGGCAGTGCTGACCGGTGAGGGGACGATCTTCGGCCGCCGGGTGGCGGTGGTGGCGTGCGAATTCGACTTCCTGGCCGGGTCCATCGGGGTGGCGGCCGCCGAACGCGTCACCGCGGCGATCGAACGCGCAACAGCGGAGCGGCTGCCGCTGCTGGCGTCGCCCAGTTCTGGTGGCACCCGCATGCAGGAGGGCACCGTCGCGTTCCTGCAGATGGTGAAGATCGCCGCCGCCGTCACCCAGCACAAACAGGCGCACCTGCCCTATCTGGTGTACCTGCGGCACCCGACGACCGGCGGGGTGTTCGCGTCCTGGGGTTCGCTGGGCCACATCACTGCCGCGCAGCCCGGTGCGTTGATCGGTTTCCTGGGGCCACGGGTCTACGAGCAGCTCTACGGGGAACCGTTCCCCGCGGGCGTACAAACCGCGGAGAACCTGTTGCGGCACGGCGTAATTGACGCCGTCGTCGGCCTCGAGGCGTTGCGCCCGACCTTGAACCGCGCGCTGACGGTCATCAGCGACCAGCCGGGTGAACCGCCGGCCGCGCTGCCCAACGAGTCGATCCCCGATGTGCCGGCGTGGGAGTCGGTGATCGCCTCCCGCCGTCCGGACCGGCCCGGGGTGAGCTGGCTGCTGCGCGAGGGCGCCACCGACCGGGTGTTGCTGTCCGGAACGCACGGCGACGCCGCCACCACCGCCCTGGCGCTGGCCCGCTTCGGCGGGCAGCCGGCCGTCGTCGTCGGGCAGCAACGCGTGGTGGGCGGAGTCGTCGGACCGGCCGCGCTGCGAGAGGCCCGCCGCGGGATGGCACTGGCCGCCGGGCTGCGGCTGCCGCTGGTGCTGGTGATCGACACGGCCGGTCCCGCACTGTCGGCCGAGGCCGAGCAGGACGGCCTGGCCGGTGAGATCGCCCGCTGCCTGTCCGAGCTGGTCATGCTGGACACCCCGACGGTGTCGGTACTGCTGGGGCAGGGCAGCGGCGGACCCGCGCTCGCGATGGTTCCGGCCGACCGGGTGCTGGCCGCCCAACACGGCTGGCTGGCCCCGCTGCCGCCGGAGGGCGCCAGCGCGATCGTGTTCCGCGACACCGACCACGCCCCGGAACTGGCTGGTGCACAAGGTGTTCGGTCGGCCGACCTGTTGCGCAACGGTATCGTCGACGCGATCGTGCCCGAGTACCCCGACGCCGCCGACGAGCCAGTCGAGTTCGCGCGGCGGCTGTCGACCGCGATCGCCCGGGAGATCCACGACCTGCGCGAGCCGCCCTCGGCGCAGCGGTATGCGGCACGGCTGGCGCGCTACCGCCGAATTGGCTTGCCCGGCTAG
- a CDS encoding serine hydrolase — protein sequence MTALAARAAIVALVAALTACSGTASKPEAPTSLSDQPPPLMPAMALPNNAVDNAVAKLDGIAADLMKSSGIPGMAVAVVHAGKTVYAKGFGVKDVNRPADDPGNKVDPDTVFQLASVSKPIGATVVAHQVGRNAIGWNTPVTEKLPWFALSDPAATRMVTVGDLYSHRSGLPDHAGDQLEDLGYDRRYILERLRQLPLAPFRISYAYTNFGLTAAAEAVAVAAGKSWEDLSAEVLYRPLGMASTSSRFADYEARADKAVGHIRIDGTYKPLYQRNADPEAPAGGVSSSVNDLTHWLTMMLANGAYNGQQIVDPAALLPAVSPQIVSSPPEEPAMRSGFYGYGFNVGTTSAARVQLSHSGAFDLGAATNFVIIPSADVAIVALTNGTPVGIPETLTAEFADLVQFGEVRQDWRALYAHAFADMDKPFGTLVGKAPPAKPAPAKPPAAYVGSYRNDYWGTAVVAEKDGKLTLSLGPRPDTLELTHWDGDVFTFRFPSENFPPGSISKATFDGATVTLEYYDEDKMGTFTR from the coding sequence ATGACCGCTCTGGCAGCCCGTGCCGCGATCGTCGCTCTCGTCGCCGCGCTCACCGCGTGTAGCGGTACGGCATCCAAGCCCGAGGCGCCCACGTCACTGTCGGATCAGCCGCCGCCCTTGATGCCGGCCATGGCGCTGCCGAACAACGCCGTCGACAACGCCGTCGCCAAGCTCGACGGGATCGCCGCGGACCTGATGAAGTCCTCCGGCATCCCCGGTATGGCGGTGGCCGTCGTCCATGCCGGGAAGACCGTGTACGCCAAGGGGTTTGGGGTCAAGGACGTCAACCGTCCCGCCGACGATCCCGGCAACAAGGTGGACCCCGACACGGTGTTCCAGCTGGCGTCGGTGTCCAAGCCGATCGGGGCCACGGTCGTCGCCCACCAAGTCGGCCGCAACGCCATCGGCTGGAACACCCCGGTGACCGAGAAGCTGCCGTGGTTCGCCCTGTCGGACCCCGCGGCCACCAGGATGGTCACCGTCGGTGACCTGTATTCACACCGATCCGGATTGCCCGACCACGCCGGGGACCAACTGGAGGACCTCGGCTACGACCGGCGCTACATCCTGGAGCGGCTGCGCCAGCTTCCGCTGGCGCCGTTCCGGATCTCCTACGCCTACACCAACTTCGGGCTGACCGCGGCGGCTGAGGCGGTGGCGGTCGCAGCGGGCAAGTCCTGGGAGGACCTCAGTGCCGAGGTGCTGTACCGGCCGCTGGGCATGGCGTCGACCAGCTCGCGGTTCGCCGACTACGAAGCCAGGGCCGACAAGGCGGTCGGGCACATCCGCATCGACGGCACCTACAAGCCGCTCTACCAGCGCAACGCCGATCCCGAAGCGCCCGCCGGCGGGGTGAGCTCCTCGGTCAACGACCTGACCCACTGGCTGACGATGATGCTGGCCAACGGGGCCTACAACGGTCAGCAGATCGTGGACCCCGCGGCGTTGCTGCCCGCGGTGTCCCCGCAGATCGTGTCCAGCCCGCCGGAGGAGCCGGCGATGCGCTCCGGCTTCTACGGATACGGCTTCAACGTCGGCACCACGTCGGCGGCCCGGGTACAGCTGAGCCACTCGGGGGCCTTCGACCTCGGCGCCGCAACCAACTTCGTGATCATCCCATCGGCCGATGTCGCGATCGTCGCGCTGACCAACGGCACCCCGGTCGGCATCCCGGAAACCCTGACCGCCGAATTCGCCGATCTGGTCCAGTTCGGCGAGGTCCGCCAGGACTGGCGCGCGCTGTACGCCCACGCGTTCGCCGACATGGACAAACCGTTCGGCACGCTGGTGGGCAAGGCGCCGCCGGCCAAACCGGCCCCGGCCAAGCCGCCCGCCGCCTACGTCGGCAGCTACCGCAACGACTACTGGGGTACGGCGGTGGTCGCCGAGAAAGACGGCAAGCTGACGCTCTCGCTGGGCCCGCGGCCGGACACCCTCGAGCTCACCCACTGGGACGGCGACGTGTTCACGTTTCGATTCCCGAGCGAAAACTTCCCTCCCGGAAGCATTTCCAAGGCGACATTCGACGGCGCGACGGTGACGCTCGAGTACTACGACGAGGACAAGATGGGGACCTTCACCCGATGA
- a CDS encoding enoyl-CoA hydratase, which produces MIGINRVGDVTTIELQRPERRNALNSELVDTLRETVEKAAAENVRVIVLTGQGTVFCAGADLSGDVFAADFPDKAIALNKAIDAAPMPVIAAINGPAIGAGVQLAMICDLRVVAPGAYFQFPIAKYGLALDNWSVRRLSSLAGYGRARGMLLGAEKLDADTALMTGMANRLGDLADAQAWAQEIAGLAPLSLQASKRVLNDDGAYEEQWPTHKELFEKAWGSQDVIEAQVARIEKRAAEFKGA; this is translated from the coding sequence ATGATCGGTATCAACCGCGTGGGTGATGTGACCACCATCGAGTTGCAGCGTCCGGAACGACGCAATGCGCTCAACTCCGAACTCGTCGACACGCTGCGGGAAACGGTCGAGAAGGCCGCCGCCGAGAACGTCCGCGTGATCGTGCTGACCGGCCAGGGCACAGTATTTTGCGCCGGCGCAGATCTATCCGGCGACGTGTTCGCCGCCGACTTCCCGGACAAGGCGATAGCACTGAACAAGGCGATCGACGCAGCGCCGATGCCGGTCATCGCGGCGATCAACGGCCCCGCGATCGGCGCGGGTGTGCAGCTGGCGATGATCTGCGACCTGCGAGTGGTGGCCCCCGGTGCCTACTTCCAGTTCCCGATCGCGAAATATGGTCTGGCGCTCGATAACTGGAGTGTGCGTCGGCTGTCCTCGCTGGCCGGCTACGGCCGCGCCCGCGGCATGCTGCTGGGCGCCGAGAAGCTGGATGCCGACACGGCGTTGATGACCGGGATGGCGAACCGGCTCGGCGATCTGGCCGACGCCCAGGCCTGGGCGCAGGAGATCGCGGGGTTGGCGCCGCTGTCGCTGCAGGCGTCCAAGCGGGTGCTCAACGACGACGGTGCCTACGAGGAGCAGTGGCCCACCCACAAGGAGCTGTTCGAGAAGGCGTGGGGGAGCCAGGACGTCATCGAAGCCCAGGTGGCGCGCATCGAGAAGCGCGCCGCCGAGTTCAAAGGCGCCTAA
- a CDS encoding HAD-IC family P-type ATPase yields the protein MTVDVAAGLSADDVAARVAAGQTNDVPTRASRSVAEVVRANVFTRINAILGVLLIIVLSTGSLINGMFGLLIIANSGIGIIQELRAKKTLDNLAIVGQAKPTVRRRTGTKPLPPNEVVLDDVIELGPGDQIVVDGELIEAANLEVDESLLTGEADAIAKHSGDPVMSGSFVVAGSGAYRATKVGREAYAAKLAEEASKFTLVKSELRSGINKILQFITYLLWPTGLLVIYTQLFTTNVGWRESVLRMVGALVPMVPEGLVLMTSIAFAVGVIRLGRRQCLVQELPAIEGLARVDVVCADKTGTLTENGMRLAEVTPVEQDDRVADVLASLAADDPKPNASMQAIAEAYPHAPGWTATAAAPFKSATKWSGVSYSEHGNWLIGAPDVLLDPDSPAAAQAEDIGSRGMRVLLLGASDQPVDSPDAPGRVTPVALVVLEQRVRSDARETLEYFASQHVSVKVISGDNAVSVGAVAQTLGLHGETMDARRLPTEPDALANTMAEYTTFGRVRPDQKRAMVHALQSRDHTVAMTGDGVNDVLALKDADIGVAMGSGSPASRAVAQIVLLDNKFATLPYVVGEGRRVIGNIERVSNLFLTKTVYSVLLALLVGLAGLSHKLFGTPPLLYPFQPIHVTIAAWFTIGIPAFILSLAPNNERAHTGFVRRVMTSALPSGVVIGVTTYASYLIANHGISVTTADQTQTSTAALITLLMGAVWVLAVVARPYQWWRVALVAASGLAYVVIFAIPAARTAFMLDPSNLEATTSGVAMGLLAAGLVEVMWWVQGRVLGERRMLWRTEPPVQD from the coding sequence ATGACCGTCGATGTAGCGGCCGGCCTATCCGCTGACGACGTCGCCGCCCGGGTCGCCGCGGGCCAGACCAACGACGTTCCGACCCGCGCCTCGCGCAGTGTCGCCGAGGTGGTGCGGGCCAACGTGTTCACCCGCATCAACGCGATTCTCGGTGTCCTGCTGATCATCGTGCTGTCCACCGGCTCGTTGATCAACGGCATGTTCGGGCTGCTCATCATCGCCAACAGCGGCATCGGCATCATCCAGGAACTGCGCGCCAAGAAGACACTGGACAACCTGGCCATCGTCGGGCAGGCCAAACCGACCGTGCGCCGCCGGACCGGGACAAAACCGTTGCCGCCCAACGAAGTCGTGCTCGACGACGTCATCGAACTCGGGCCGGGTGATCAGATCGTGGTCGACGGCGAACTGATCGAGGCCGCCAACCTCGAGGTCGACGAGTCGCTGCTCACCGGTGAGGCGGATGCCATCGCCAAACACAGCGGCGACCCGGTGATGTCGGGCAGCTTCGTGGTCGCCGGCTCCGGCGCCTACCGCGCCACCAAGGTCGGCCGGGAGGCCTACGCCGCCAAACTCGCCGAGGAGGCCAGCAAGTTCACGCTGGTGAAATCCGAATTGCGCAGCGGCATCAACAAAATCCTGCAATTCATCACCTACCTGCTGTGGCCCACCGGCCTGCTGGTGATCTACACCCAGTTGTTCACCACAAACGTCGGCTGGCGGGAGTCGGTGTTGCGGATGGTCGGCGCACTCGTGCCGATGGTTCCCGAAGGCCTCGTGCTGATGACCTCGATCGCCTTCGCCGTCGGCGTTATCCGGTTGGGGCGCAGACAGTGTCTGGTCCAGGAACTGCCCGCCATCGAAGGACTGGCCCGGGTCGACGTGGTGTGCGCGGACAAGACCGGCACGCTCACCGAGAACGGTATGCGGCTGGCCGAGGTCACCCCGGTCGAGCAGGACGACAGGGTCGCCGACGTACTGGCGTCGCTGGCCGCCGACGACCCCAAACCCAACGCCAGCATGCAGGCCATCGCCGAGGCGTATCCGCACGCGCCCGGTTGGACCGCAACGGCCGCAGCGCCATTCAAGTCCGCCACGAAGTGGAGTGGGGTCTCCTACAGCGAGCACGGGAACTGGTTGATCGGCGCACCCGACGTCCTGCTTGACCCGGACTCGCCGGCGGCCGCCCAGGCCGAGGACATCGGCTCGCGCGGTATGCGCGTGCTACTGCTCGGTGCCAGCGACCAGCCCGTCGACAGCCCGGACGCCCCCGGGCGCGTCACTCCGGTGGCGCTGGTGGTACTCGAGCAGCGGGTCCGGTCGGATGCCCGTGAAACGCTGGAATACTTTGCTTCCCAGCATGTCTCGGTCAAGGTGATCTCGGGAGATAACGCGGTCTCGGTCGGTGCGGTAGCGCAGACGCTCGGCCTGCACGGCGAGACGATGGACGCCCGCCGGCTGCCCACCGAACCGGACGCGCTGGCCAACACGATGGCCGAGTACACCACCTTCGGCCGGGTGCGCCCCGACCAGAAGCGGGCGATGGTGCATGCCCTGCAGTCGCGCGACCACACCGTCGCGATGACCGGCGACGGTGTCAACGACGTGCTGGCCCTCAAGGACGCCGATATCGGCGTCGCAATGGGCTCGGGTAGCCCGGCATCGCGGGCGGTGGCCCAGATCGTGTTGTTGGACAACAAGTTCGCCACCCTGCCCTATGTGGTCGGCGAGGGCAGGCGGGTGATCGGCAACATCGAGCGGGTCTCCAACCTGTTTCTCACCAAGACCGTGTACTCGGTGCTGCTGGCCCTGCTGGTCGGACTGGCGGGGTTGTCGCACAAGCTGTTCGGCACCCCGCCGCTGCTGTATCCGTTCCAGCCGATCCACGTGACGATCGCGGCGTGGTTCACCATCGGCATTCCCGCTTTCATCCTGTCGCTCGCACCGAACAACGAGCGGGCCCACACCGGGTTCGTGCGGCGCGTGATGACCTCGGCGCTGCCGTCCGGGGTGGTGATCGGGGTGACCACCTATGCGTCGTACCTGATCGCCAACCACGGCATCAGCGTGACCACGGCCGACCAGACCCAGACCTCCACCGCAGCGCTGATCACCCTGCTGATGGGGGCGGTCTGGGTATTGGCGGTCGTCGCCCGGCCTTACCAGTGGTGGCGGGTGGCGTTGGTGGCCGCTTCCGGCCTGGCGTATGTCGTGATCTTCGCCATACCGGCGGCCCGCACGGCGTTCATGCTCGATCCGTCCAACCTGGAGGCGACGACGTCGGGGGTCGCGATGGGCCTGCTGGCCGCCGGTCTGGTCGAAGTTATGTGGTGGGTGCAGGGCCGGGTGCTGGGCGAACGGCGGATGTTGTGGCGAACCGAGCCCCC
- a CDS encoding NUDIX hydrolase, whose translation MAVDTALLTLDPADPELLVLQVRRIDAPGWALPGAFLHPGERLADAVERSLQSKAGVRGLRPRQLHVYDEPSRDSRGWVLSVAHVEVVPIRRLDSRRPGDTRLVPVARPGRLGYGHGEIIARATHEVRDRYAEKPDPDHLLGRQFTLSELHRVHQAVAGRPLQRDGFRRLMKPLLRPTGHLVTRTGGRPAELFRRNV comes from the coding sequence GTGGCTGTCGACACCGCACTGCTCACCCTCGACCCGGCCGATCCGGAACTACTGGTATTGCAGGTACGCCGCATCGACGCTCCTGGTTGGGCGCTGCCCGGCGCGTTCCTGCATCCCGGCGAGCGACTCGCCGACGCGGTCGAGCGCTCGCTGCAGTCCAAGGCCGGGGTGCGCGGGCTGCGGCCGCGCCAGTTGCACGTCTACGACGAGCCGTCCCGCGACAGCCGGGGTTGGGTGTTGTCGGTGGCGCATGTCGAGGTTGTGCCGATCCGCCGGCTCGACTCCCGCAGGCCGGGTGACACCCGGTTGGTCCCGGTGGCTCGCCCCGGTCGGCTCGGGTACGGGCACGGCGAGATCATCGCCCGGGCAACCCATGAGGTCCGGGATCGCTACGCCGAGAAGCCGGACCCCGACCACCTGCTGGGCCGCCAGTTCACCCTTAGTGAGCTGCATCGGGTGCACCAGGCGGTCGCGGGTCGACCGCTGCAACGTGACGGGTTTCGGCGCCTGATGAAACCGCTGCTGCGGCCCACCGGCCATCTGGTCACCCGCACCGGCGGTCGTCCCGCGGAGCTGTTCCGGCGAAACGTCTAG
- a CDS encoding ABC transporter ATP-binding protein, with product MTATEWRGQLDEEPDDLPIDEATPRRREARALLGSLLAPFKMTVGLLALVVVVENAARLSVPLLVQRGIDHAIPPLLAGGSARELIIVVAVLCGVVCVQAISRMTFLKRSGRIGQSVLLEVRRRVFRHFQRLDVAFHDRYTSGRVVSRLTNDVDAIQDMLETGFDSLITAVLTLFGTAILLVTLDVKLGLMCLAAFPILVALVWWFSSESAKTYRRVRESAALVIVQFVETMTGIKAVQAYRRGPRNQEIFDEVADRYRADNERTFRLLAIFMPAVKLVGNLTTGVVLLYGGYRVLHGEMTIGTLAAFLLYLRMFFEPMQEISQFFNTFQSASSALEKLAGVLAEEPAIADPAAPVQRDRINGEIAFRDVHFGYVSDRPVLPGLSLVVPAGQTVALVGTTGAGKTTIAKLIARFYDPTEGAVTLDGVDLRDFAQSDLRRHVVMVTQENFLFSGTVADNIRFGRPSASDAEVRAAAAAVGVDEFIEALPDGYDTDVATRGGRLSAGQRQLVAFARAFLADPAVLILDEATSSLDIPSERLVQRALRTVLADRTALIIAHRLSTVEIADRVLVLEHGRIVEDGPPAELIDSHGRYAALHRAWLESLA from the coding sequence GTGACCGCCACCGAATGGCGGGGCCAGCTCGACGAGGAACCTGACGACCTGCCGATCGACGAGGCCACACCGCGCCGGCGCGAGGCCCGCGCGCTGCTGGGCTCGCTGCTGGCGCCGTTCAAGATGACCGTCGGCCTGCTGGCGTTGGTCGTGGTGGTGGAAAACGCTGCGCGACTGTCGGTTCCGCTGCTGGTCCAGCGCGGCATCGACCACGCCATCCCGCCGCTGCTCGCCGGTGGATCGGCCCGCGAGCTCATCATCGTCGTCGCCGTGTTGTGCGGGGTGGTGTGCGTGCAGGCGATCAGCCGGATGACGTTCCTCAAGCGTTCCGGTCGCATCGGCCAGAGCGTGCTGCTGGAGGTGCGCCGCCGGGTGTTCCGGCACTTCCAGCGCCTCGACGTCGCGTTCCACGACCGCTACACCTCGGGCCGGGTAGTCAGCCGGCTGACCAACGACGTCGACGCCATCCAGGACATGCTCGAGACCGGTTTCGACAGCCTGATTACCGCGGTGCTGACGCTGTTCGGCACGGCGATCCTGCTGGTGACCCTGGACGTCAAGCTCGGCCTGATGTGCCTGGCTGCGTTCCCGATTCTCGTTGCGCTGGTGTGGTGGTTCTCCTCGGAGTCGGCCAAGACCTACCGCCGAGTGCGGGAGAGCGCCGCACTGGTGATCGTGCAATTCGTCGAGACGATGACGGGTATCAAAGCGGTTCAGGCCTACCGTCGCGGGCCGCGTAATCAGGAGATCTTCGACGAGGTCGCCGACCGCTACCGCGCGGACAACGAACGCACCTTCCGGCTGCTGGCGATCTTCATGCCCGCGGTCAAGCTCGTCGGCAACCTCACCACCGGCGTGGTGTTGCTCTATGGCGGCTACCGGGTGCTGCACGGCGAAATGACGATCGGCACGCTGGCGGCGTTCCTGCTGTATCTGCGGATGTTCTTCGAACCGATGCAGGAAATCTCGCAGTTCTTCAACACGTTCCAGTCTGCGTCCTCGGCGCTGGAGAAGCTCGCCGGTGTGCTCGCCGAGGAACCGGCGATCGCCGACCCGGCGGCGCCGGTTCAGCGGGACCGGATCAACGGTGAAATCGCTTTCCGCGACGTGCACTTCGGCTATGTGTCGGACCGGCCGGTGCTGCCCGGGCTGTCGCTGGTCGTGCCGGCCGGCCAGACCGTCGCACTGGTCGGCACCACCGGGGCGGGCAAGACCACGATCGCCAAGCTGATCGCCCGGTTCTACGACCCGACCGAAGGTGCGGTCACCCTCGATGGCGTCGACCTGCGGGACTTCGCGCAGAGCGATCTGCGCCGCCACGTCGTGATGGTCACCCAGGAGAACTTCCTGTTCTCGGGAACTGTCGCCGACAACATCCGGTTCGGCCGCCCGTCGGCCTCGGATGCCGAGGTACGCGCGGCGGCGGCCGCGGTCGGGGTCGACGAGTTCATCGAGGCACTGCCCGACGGTTACGACACCGACGTCGCCACCCGCGGGGGACGGTTGTCGGCCGGGCAGCGGCAGCTGGTCGCGTTTGCCCGGGCCTTCCTCGCCGACCCGGCGGTGCTGATTCTGGACGAGGCCACGTCGTCGCTGGACATTCCCAGCGAGCGGCTCGTGCAGCGCGCGCTGCGCACGGTGCTGGCCGACCGGACGGCGCTGATCATCGCCCACCGGTTGTCGACCGTGGAGATCGCCGACCGGGTGTTGGTGCTCGAGCACGGACGCATCGTCGAGGACGGCCCGCCCGCCGAGCTCATCGACTCGCACGGCCGGTACGCCGCACTGCACCGCGCATGGCTGGAATCGCTGGCCTAG